The Prevotella sp. E9-3 genome has a window encoding:
- a CDS encoding alkaline phosphatase family protein, which yields MTNKYFYLTLLAVLGFNIEAESQEVRNAPRMVVSIAIDQLRSDYLEAFMPLYSQNGFRLLLGEGLVYQNASYPFAPIDRASAIAAISSGVTPYYNKITGERWLNRETLRPVYCVDDTNFPGILTQETASPNQLCTSTLGDELKVATNGRAIVYAIAPYRDAAVLSAGHAADGAFWIDDRNGEWCSSRYYFTAYPSWARAYNDLQAPRKKIQSVTWEPVNDLVGNFSYFMQTGLQKPFKHTFKGEQCYREYKASAMVNEDVTNMAMQCSASTGMGTDKVTDMIAITYYAGSYNHHAIADHQVELQDTYVRLDLEIARLIKFYEERCGKDNVLFVLTSTGYCDEEQADYKKYRIPSGTFYLSRTANLLNMYLGAIWGQGQYVEAYFRNQIYLNHKLLETKKISISEASSRGQELLAMMSGVRNVYTSLQLITDNNEHLRKIRNGFNAEHCGDLVIETAPGWNLLNEDTQEQELVRASFTPFPIIIFGAGTKGERVQAPVTTDRIAPTVARAIRIRAPNACSAAPLF from the coding sequence ATGACCAATAAGTATTTCTACCTCACCCTTTTGGCAGTATTAGGCTTCAACATCGAAGCCGAAAGCCAGGAAGTTCGTAACGCTCCACGCATGGTGGTCAGCATTGCTATCGACCAGTTGCGAAGTGACTATCTGGAGGCCTTTATGCCTCTTTACTCCCAAAACGGTTTCAGACTTCTCTTGGGTGAAGGATTGGTTTATCAGAATGCCTCCTACCCTTTTGCGCCTATTGACCGTGCATCGGCCATAGCCGCTATCAGCTCTGGCGTAACACCATATTATAATAAAATTACGGGAGAACGCTGGCTCAACAGAGAAACGCTCCGTCCGGTTTATTGTGTCGATGATACCAATTTCCCCGGCATTCTGACTCAAGAGACAGCTTCACCCAATCAGCTTTGCACATCAACCTTAGGCGACGAACTGAAAGTGGCCACCAACGGAAGAGCCATTGTCTATGCCATTGCGCCCTATCGAGATGCTGCCGTACTGTCAGCCGGTCATGCTGCTGATGGTGCATTCTGGATTGACGACCGAAATGGTGAATGGTGCTCGTCACGCTACTATTTCACTGCATACCCATCGTGGGCAAGAGCTTACAACGACCTTCAGGCACCACGTAAAAAGATACAGTCTGTCACATGGGAGCCCGTAAACGATTTAGTTGGCAACTTCAGCTATTTCATGCAGACGGGACTTCAGAAACCGTTCAAACACACCTTCAAGGGTGAACAATGCTATCGTGAATACAAGGCCAGCGCTATGGTCAACGAGGATGTCACCAATATGGCCATGCAGTGCTCGGCAAGCACAGGTATGGGCACTGACAAGGTGACTGACATGATAGCGATTACTTATTATGCCGGAAGCTACAATCACCACGCAATAGCCGACCATCAGGTAGAACTTCAAGACACCTACGTAAGACTTGACCTGGAGATTGCGCGACTCATCAAGTTCTACGAAGAGCGCTGCGGCAAGGACAATGTACTCTTCGTACTGACCAGTACGGGGTATTGCGATGAAGAGCAGGCCGACTATAAGAAATACCGTATTCCATCAGGCACGTTCTACTTGAGCCGTACGGCCAACCTCTTGAACATGTATCTTGGTGCCATTTGGGGACAGGGACAATACGTGGAGGCTTATTTCCGCAACCAGATATACTTGAACCACAAACTGTTGGAGACCAAGAAAATCAGCATTTCCGAGGCATCAAGCAGAGGCCAGGAACTACTGGCCATGATGTCGGGCGTACGTAATGTATATACATCGCTCCAACTCATCACAGACAACAACGAACATCTTAGAAAGATACGCAATGGTTTTAATGCCGAACACTGCGGCGACTTGGTCATTGAGACTGCTCCCGGTTGGAATCTGCTCAATGAGGATACCCAAGAACAGGAACTGGTGCGAGCATCTTTCACTCCATTCCCAATTATCATCTTTGGTGCCGGTACCAAGGGCGAACGTGTTCAGGCTCCTGTCACCACAGACCGTATAGCACCCACTGTTGCACGTGCCATACGCATCAGGGCTCCGAATGCATGTTCGGCTGCTCCACTTTTTTAA
- the lptC gene encoding LPS export ABC transporter periplasmic protein LptC, whose product MLLLHSWGCSEAHEHTAPAIDPRDSVSMMISYGVNTLISDSGVIKYRIVSEQWEVNTLRQPTRWEFMKGIFFEQFDEKFQVQGYIQADTAWYFDQQRLWKLRGRVYVRNMDGLIYTSEELYWDGVTHELYSNVYSRLVTPERTIEGTCFRSDETMTRYTVTNSKGSFIKDDMDGSQKDEQASEGEGLDTTTVVEQPPVRPASQKHKKN is encoded by the coding sequence ATCCTTTTACTCCATTCGTGGGGCTGTAGCGAAGCCCACGAGCATACAGCGCCAGCCATTGATCCGCGCGATTCCGTGAGTATGATGATATCTTACGGCGTGAACACCCTGATCAGCGATTCCGGCGTTATCAAATACCGCATTGTTTCTGAACAGTGGGAAGTGAATACCCTCCGCCAGCCCACTCGTTGGGAGTTTATGAAGGGTATTTTCTTTGAACAGTTCGACGAGAAATTCCAGGTACAGGGCTATATTCAGGCCGACACTGCATGGTATTTCGACCAGCAGCGTCTTTGGAAGCTCCGTGGTAGGGTCTATGTGCGCAATATGGATGGATTGATCTATACCAGCGAGGAACTCTATTGGGACGGTGTAACCCATGAGCTCTATTCAAATGTTTACTCTCGTCTGGTAACTCCCGAGCGAACCATTGAGGGCACCTGTTTCCGTAGCGATGAAACAATGACACGCTATACCGTGACCAATTCTAAAGGCTCGTTCATCAAAGATGATATGGACGGTTCGCAGAAGGATGAACAGGCTTCAGAAGGCGAAGGATTAGATACAACTACTGTTGTCGAGCAACCTCCTGTGCGCCCTGCATCTCAGAAGCATAAAAAGAATTGA
- the secA gene encoding preprotein translocase subunit SecA: MNFNKILKSLFGDKSSRDMKLIQPLVEKVKAVYPEITKLSNDELRARAAAIKQQVQSAASAEKAEIEKLKATIENTPLDERADIFAKIDKIEKDALEVYEKALNEVMPEVFAIVKDTARRFAENEETIVTANDFDRELAGDPRKDFITIDGDKAIYHNHWTAGGNDLKWEMVHYDVQLFGGTVLHQGKIAEMATGEGKTLVATLPVFLNALTGNGVHVVTVNDYLAKRDSEWMGPLYMFHGLSVDCIDKHQPNSEARRRAYMADITFGTNNEFGFDYLRDNMAISPADLVQRAHNYAIVDEVDSVLIDDARTPLIISGPVPKGDVQMFEEYQPLVERLVAVQRQLATQYLADAKQKITEGQRLFDAGQKKEGQDLLDEGFLALYRSHKALPKNKPLIKYLSEDGIKSGMLKTEEIYMENNNRRMPEAVEPLFFVVDEKLNSCDLTDKGTAWLAKQVNDAQLFVLPDITSQLSALEGEKGLSDEERVEKKDELMNHYALQSERVHTLQQLLKAYCMFNKDDEYVVIDGEVKIVDEQTGRIMEGRRWSDGLHQAVEAKEHVKVEAATQTFATITLQNYFRMYHKLAGMTGTASTEAGEFWDIYKLDVVEIPTNKPIARNDMDDRVYKTAREKYKAVIDEVVKMRNSGRPTLIGTTSVEISELLSRMLDMYVNPETGKREGIPHQVLNAKLHQKEADIVALAGQQDSNGKGAVTIATNMAGRGTDIKLSPEVKAAGGLAIIGTERHESRRVDRQLRGRAGRQGDPGSSVFYVSLEDKLMRLFASERIASVMDRLGFQEGEMIEHPMISKSIERAQKKVEENHFGIRKRLLEYDDVMNKQRKVVYEKRRHALMGERIGMDIANVFWDRVSRIIEDNDYEGCKEEFIRLFAMEVPFTEDQFINTRDREELMENAFQAALANFNRKTERIQEVAWPVIKQVYETQGQMFERIMVPITDGRHMYNIACNLKEAYETECKSVVKQFEKQTLLHIIDEAWKENLRELDELRHSVQNASYEQKDPLLIFKLESVKLFDNMVNTMNNRTVSILTRAAIPELQQQQVQEAAPEEHTDRRQYTENRQEGEVSEERLVDENQRSAAQHDTRAQQPHAPIVRDKLPGRNDPCPCGSGKKFKNCHGKGLV; this comes from the coding sequence ATGAATTTCAACAAAATTCTAAAATCACTGTTCGGCGATAAGTCATCGCGCGACATGAAACTTATACAGCCACTGGTAGAAAAAGTTAAGGCTGTATATCCTGAAATCACAAAGCTTAGTAACGACGAACTGCGCGCCCGTGCTGCTGCTATCAAACAGCAGGTACAGTCGGCTGCCAGTGCTGAGAAAGCTGAGATTGAAAAGTTGAAGGCTACTATCGAGAACACGCCTCTAGACGAACGTGCCGATATCTTTGCCAAAATAGACAAGATTGAGAAGGACGCACTCGAGGTCTATGAGAAAGCCCTGAACGAAGTGATGCCTGAGGTATTTGCTATCGTAAAGGATACAGCCCGTCGTTTTGCTGAAAACGAAGAGACAATTGTCACAGCCAACGATTTCGACCGCGAACTGGCCGGGGATCCACGTAAGGATTTCATTACCATTGATGGCGACAAGGCTATTTACCACAACCACTGGACTGCTGGCGGCAACGACCTGAAATGGGAAATGGTACACTATGATGTACAGTTGTTTGGCGGTACTGTTCTTCACCAAGGCAAGATTGCTGAGATGGCAACGGGTGAAGGTAAGACATTGGTAGCCACACTGCCCGTATTCCTGAATGCGCTGACTGGTAACGGTGTTCACGTAGTTACCGTAAACGACTACTTGGCCAAACGTGACTCAGAATGGATGGGACCGCTCTACATGTTCCACGGTCTGTCTGTTGACTGTATCGACAAGCATCAGCCTAACTCTGAAGCTCGTCGTCGTGCCTATATGGCAGACATCACCTTCGGAACAAACAACGAGTTCGGTTTCGACTACCTACGCGACAATATGGCCATCTCACCAGCCGACTTGGTTCAGCGTGCTCACAACTATGCTATCGTTGATGAGGTTGACTCGGTATTGATTGACGATGCCCGTACACCTCTTATCATTAGTGGTCCAGTACCCAAAGGCGATGTGCAGATGTTTGAGGAATACCAGCCACTGGTAGAACGTCTCGTTGCTGTACAGCGCCAACTGGCCACACAATATTTAGCTGACGCAAAGCAGAAAATTACTGAAGGACAGCGTTTGTTTGACGCAGGTCAGAAGAAAGAAGGTCAGGATCTGCTTGACGAAGGCTTCCTCGCACTCTATCGTTCACATAAAGCTCTGCCTAAGAACAAGCCCCTTATCAAATACCTCTCCGAAGATGGTATCAAGTCGGGCATGTTGAAGACAGAGGAAATTTACATGGAGAACAACAACCGCCGCATGCCAGAGGCTGTAGAGCCACTGTTCTTTGTGGTTGACGAGAAGCTGAATTCATGCGACCTGACCGACAAGGGTACTGCATGGTTGGCTAAACAGGTGAACGATGCCCAGCTGTTCGTATTGCCTGACATCACTTCTCAACTCTCAGCTCTTGAAGGCGAGAAAGGTCTCAGCGATGAAGAGCGTGTAGAGAAGAAGGATGAACTGATGAACCATTACGCCCTGCAGTCAGAGCGTGTTCACACACTCCAGCAATTGTTAAAGGCCTACTGCATGTTCAACAAGGATGATGAATATGTGGTTATCGACGGAGAAGTAAAGATTGTTGACGAGCAGACCGGCCGTATCATGGAAGGTCGTCGTTGGAGTGATGGACTACATCAGGCCGTTGAAGCTAAAGAGCACGTAAAAGTCGAGGCTGCTACTCAGACCTTTGCTACAATTACCCTCCAGAACTATTTCCGCATGTACCACAAATTGGCTGGTATGACAGGTACGGCTTCTACAGAGGCTGGTGAGTTCTGGGATATCTACAAACTCGACGTGGTGGAGATTCCTACCAACAAGCCCATTGCACGTAACGACATGGACGACCGCGTTTACAAAACAGCTCGCGAAAAATACAAGGCTGTTATCGATGAGGTTGTGAAGATGCGTAACTCTGGACGTCCTACTCTGATTGGTACTACATCGGTTGAAATATCTGAGTTACTGAGCCGTATGCTTGATATGTATGTGAACCCTGAAACGGGCAAGCGTGAAGGTATTCCCCATCAGGTATTGAATGCAAAGTTGCACCAGAAGGAAGCCGACATCGTGGCATTGGCAGGTCAGCAGGATTCTAATGGTAAGGGTGCTGTTACCATCGCCACCAACATGGCGGGTCGTGGTACTGATATCAAGCTGTCGCCCGAAGTGAAAGCTGCCGGCGGTTTGGCAATCATTGGTACCGAGCGTCATGAAAGCCGCCGTGTGGACCGTCAGTTGCGTGGTCGTGCCGGACGTCAGGGTGACCCAGGTTCATCTGTATTCTACGTATCACTCGAAGACAAGCTGATGCGTCTGTTCGCTTCTGAACGCATTGCATCCGTAATGGACCGTCTTGGTTTCCAGGAAGGCGAGATGATTGAGCACCCCATGATTTCAAAGAGCATTGAGCGAGCTCAGAAGAAGGTAGAAGAAAATCACTTCGGCATTCGTAAGCGCCTGTTGGAATACGATGATGTAATGAACAAACAGCGCAAAGTGGTGTACGAGAAGCGCCGTCACGCCCTGATGGGTGAGCGCATCGGCATGGACATCGCCAACGTCTTCTGGGATCGTGTATCAAGAATCATTGAGGACAACGACTACGAAGGTTGCAAGGAAGAGTTCATCCGTCTGTTTGCTATGGAGGTGCCCTTCACGGAAGATCAGTTCATAAACACTCGCGACCGCGAAGAGCTTATGGAGAACGCTTTCCAAGCAGCATTGGCTAACTTCAATCGCAAAACGGAGCGTATTCAAGAAGTGGCATGGCCTGTTATCAAACAGGTATATGAAACCCAAGGTCAGATGTTCGAACGTATCATGGTTCCCATCACCGATGGTCGCCACATGTACAATATTGCCTGCAACCTGAAGGAAGCATACGAAACTGAGTGTAAGTCGGTTGTCAAGCAGTTTGAGAAGCAGACTCTTCTACACATTATCGACGAGGCATGGAAAGAAAACCTCCGCGAACTCGACGAACTGCGCCACTCTGTACAGAATGCCAGCTACGAACAGAAAGACCCACTTCTTATCTTCAAACTGGAGAGTGTAAAACTGTTCGACAACATGGTGAACACAATGAACAACCGCACGGTGAGCATTCTGACTCGCGCTGCTATTCCTGAGCTGCAACAGCAACAGGTTCAGGAAGCCGCTCCAGAAGAGCATACTGACCGCCGTCAATATACCGAAAACCGTCAGGAGGGAGAAGTAAGCGAAGAACGGTTGGTTGATGAGAATCAGCGTTCTGCAGCTCAGCACGACACCCGTGCACAGCAACCACATGCACCAATCGTGCGTGACAAGCTGCCCGGCCGTAACGATCCCTGTCCTTGTGGAAGTGGCAAGAAGTTCAAGAACTGCCACGGTAAAGGCTTAGTGTAA
- a CDS encoding DUF4105 domain-containing protein, protein MDSVEIGLITCTPHEEVYSLYGHTAIHYKNQQTDEDLVFNYGVFNFKAPHFVARFVLGKTDYELGIIPIEPFCKYYKDWGSEVVEQVLNLTNEEKARIVHALAINYRPENRVYRYNFFYDNCSTRPRDIIVHNLVGEVVYAPREDYAPSYREMIHELVGHHPWASMGNDLLLGAKADMKTDRKQQEFLPMNLMHDFEHARIYANGEYRPLVKERRVLVKAGIQVVEEEFPLSPTACAWLLFALLMAVLIIEKKKHQHYLWIDLILMLTTGAAGLLLFVMFFSEHPTTSTNLQILLLNPLSLLFIPSVWRGKASYYWIFMLSCLILFAVGWFIQDYAEGMEILALCLLSRYCSYKI, encoded by the coding sequence ATGGACAGTGTAGAAATTGGACTCATCACCTGTACACCGCACGAGGAAGTTTATAGCCTTTATGGACATACGGCTATTCACTACAAAAATCAGCAAACAGACGAGGATTTGGTGTTCAACTATGGTGTGTTCAATTTCAAGGCTCCTCATTTTGTGGCCCGTTTTGTACTGGGAAAGACTGACTACGAATTGGGAATCATTCCTATTGAACCCTTTTGTAAATACTATAAAGACTGGGGAAGTGAGGTCGTAGAACAGGTGCTCAACCTGACTAATGAGGAGAAAGCACGCATCGTTCATGCTCTTGCCATCAACTATCGCCCCGAGAATCGTGTTTATCGCTATAATTTCTTCTATGATAACTGCTCAACTCGTCCACGCGATATCATTGTACACAATCTTGTAGGCGAAGTAGTCTATGCCCCACGCGAGGACTATGCCCCATCCTACCGCGAGATGATTCACGAACTAGTGGGCCACCATCCATGGGCCTCAATGGGCAACGACCTGCTGCTGGGAGCCAAGGCCGACATGAAAACTGACAGAAAACAGCAGGAGTTTCTTCCCATGAACCTCATGCACGACTTTGAGCATGCCAGAATCTATGCCAACGGCGAGTATCGTCCACTGGTAAAGGAACGTAGAGTATTAGTGAAAGCTGGCATTCAGGTGGTGGAAGAAGAATTTCCGCTTTCACCTACTGCTTGTGCATGGCTGCTGTTTGCGTTGCTGATGGCGGTATTGATAATTGAAAAGAAAAAACATCAGCACTACCTCTGGATAGACCTCATACTGATGCTGACCACTGGTGCGGCCGGTTTGCTGCTATTTGTGATGTTCTTCTCCGAGCATCCTACCACAAGTACCAATCTGCAGATTCTTCTGCTGAATCCTCTCTCTTTACTATTCATTCCCTCCGTATGGCGAGGCAAAGCTTCGTACTACTGGATATTCATGCTCAGCTGTCTCATTTTATTTGCTGTGGGATGGTTTATTCAGGACTATGCTGAAGGAATGGAAATTTTGGCATTGTGTTTGCTGTCACGCTATTGTAGCTATAAAATATGA
- a CDS encoding hemolysin family protein, with protein MTIQIIGLLVSMLFSAFFSGMEIAFVSSNRLRAEMDREKNGLAQRALALFYQHPNNFVSTMLVGNNIALVIYGILFAQIFDATLFYSLPDGARVTADTLLSTVVVLFTGEFLPKTIFKSNPNTMLTIFSIPAFICYVVLYPISRFATLLSKGLLRLVGIKFHKNLDDKEFTKVDLDYLVQSSIDSAENDDDIEEEVKIFQNALDFSDTKVRDCMVPRTEIDAVEDTCSIEQLKQKFIESGHSKIVVYHEDIDHIVGYIHSSEMFRNPKDWTQHLQKMTFVPETMAASKMMQTFLAQKKSLGVVVDEFGGTSGLVALEDIVEEIFGDIEDEHDSTNYVAKELENGEYLLSARLEIEKVNEMFNLELPESDEYMTVGGLILHEFQSFPKLNEVVKIGHWEFKILKNTATKIELVRLKVNE; from the coding sequence ATGACCATACAAATTATAGGACTTCTGGTGTCGATGCTCTTCTCTGCCTTTTTTTCAGGCATGGAAATAGCTTTCGTGTCGAGCAACCGCCTTCGTGCCGAGATGGATCGTGAGAAGAACGGACTTGCTCAGCGCGCTTTGGCGCTGTTCTATCAGCATCCCAATAATTTCGTTTCCACGATGCTGGTAGGCAATAATATTGCACTTGTCATCTACGGCATCCTGTTTGCTCAGATATTCGATGCCACCCTTTTTTATAGTCTTCCTGATGGTGCCAGGGTGACGGCCGATACGTTGCTCTCTACTGTAGTAGTACTCTTTACGGGTGAGTTCCTGCCTAAGACCATCTTCAAGAGCAATCCCAATACGATGCTCACCATCTTCTCCATCCCAGCTTTTATTTGTTATGTGGTGCTCTATCCCATCTCTCGCTTTGCCACTTTGTTGTCGAAGGGGCTGTTGCGGCTTGTTGGTATAAAGTTTCATAAGAACCTGGACGATAAGGAATTTACGAAAGTTGACCTCGACTATCTGGTTCAGAGCAGCATCGACAGTGCCGAGAACGATGACGATATTGAGGAGGAAGTGAAGATATTCCAGAATGCTCTTGACTTTTCCGATACAAAAGTGCGCGACTGTATGGTACCTCGTACAGAGATTGATGCCGTTGAGGATACCTGTAGCATTGAGCAACTGAAGCAGAAATTCATAGAAAGTGGCCATTCTAAGATTGTCGTTTACCATGAGGATATCGACCATATTGTGGGCTATATCCACTCTTCCGAGATGTTCCGCAATCCAAAGGACTGGACCCAGCATTTGCAGAAGATGACCTTTGTGCCCGAAACGATGGCAGCCAGCAAGATGATGCAGACTTTCCTTGCTCAAAAGAAATCGTTGGGTGTTGTGGTCGATGAGTTTGGCGGCACCAGTGGTCTTGTGGCTTTGGAAGATATCGTTGAGGAAATCTTTGGCGATATAGAAGACGAGCACGATTCAACCAATTATGTGGCGAAGGAATTGGAGAATGGTGAGTATCTGCTTTCAGCCCGACTGGAGATTGAGAAAGTCAATGAAATGTTCAACCTTGAACTTCCTGAGAGCGATGAATATATGACCGTTGGCGGTCTCATTCTTCATGAATTCCAGAGTTTCCCTAAACTCAACGAAGTTGTAAAAATAGGACACTGGGAGTTCAAAATACTGAAGAATACGGCAACAAAAATAGAATTAGTACGGCTTAAAGTCAATGAATAA
- a CDS encoding peptidylprolyl isomerase codes for MAAIGKIRSWGPTLVVVIGLALFAFIAEELFRSCQATSNEQRQQVGQVLGKKISVQEFQALVDEFQEVMKMTQGRDNLSEDEMNRLKDQVWNTFVQNTLIEDECEKLGLTVTTEEMQNILREGTNPMLMQTPFVNQQTGRFDVTQLTKFLADMKDPQVMQNTQVAEQYQSLYKYWQYIEKSLRQQTLAMKYQNLLVGCLLSNPVAAEASFKDQTTESSILLASLPYSGVNDNDVQVSDADLKAKYNEEKEMFKQSVETRDIKYVTYQVVASEADRKALMETMTEAQQKLQEGANVADVVRKAQSQVAYTGMAVTRAALPNDIASRIDSMSVGQTSAPFETRFDNTLNVVKLIAKTTMPDSIEYRAIQVGGATVEAARATADSIMQALKAGAVFDSLAVKYGQTGAKQWLTSAMYQNAPVLDVDTKNYLDALNSLGVNELKNLEFAQGNMILQVTARKAMVEKYDVAIVKHTIDFSKQTYSDAYNNFSQYVSENKTIEALEENAPKFGYNVQVRQDVANYEHNVAGIRSTRETMKWIFNAEDGEVSPLYECGNNDRLLVVALTKTHKAGYRDWESEKETLQQEVIRDKKFDVLAKKLENAKTIADAKNAGARVDTVPQITFSAPVFVQATGASEPALSGAVAATKQGEVSKKVVKGNGGAYMFQVLEQKQREGAQFDAKSQERMLKQQAMQAAGRFMNELYEQANVVDNRYLFF; via the coding sequence ATGGCAGCAATTGGAAAAATCAGAAGCTGGGGCCCCACACTTGTAGTAGTGATTGGCTTGGCCCTTTTTGCCTTCATTGCTGAAGAGTTGTTCCGCTCGTGCCAGGCTACGAGCAATGAGCAGCGCCAGCAGGTAGGCCAAGTGTTAGGTAAGAAAATTTCAGTACAGGAGTTTCAGGCTCTCGTTGACGAGTTCCAGGAGGTCATGAAGATGACTCAGGGCCGCGACAACTTGTCAGAGGACGAAATGAACCGTCTGAAGGATCAGGTGTGGAACACTTTCGTTCAGAACACACTGATTGAGGACGAGTGCGAGAAGCTTGGTCTTACTGTTACCACCGAGGAGATGCAGAACATTCTGCGTGAGGGTACCAACCCCATGCTGATGCAGACTCCTTTCGTGAATCAGCAGACCGGTCGTTTTGATGTTACTCAGCTCACCAAGTTCCTGGCCGATATGAAAGATCCCCAGGTGATGCAGAACACTCAGGTGGCCGAGCAGTATCAGTCACTCTACAAGTACTGGCAGTATATTGAGAAGTCACTCCGTCAGCAGACTCTGGCCATGAAGTATCAGAACCTGCTTGTTGGCTGTCTGCTTTCTAACCCCGTTGCCGCTGAGGCTTCATTCAAGGATCAGACCACTGAGAGCAGCATCCTGTTGGCTTCACTGCCTTACTCAGGTGTGAACGACAATGATGTTCAGGTAAGCGATGCCGATCTGAAAGCAAAGTACAACGAGGAGAAAGAAATGTTCAAGCAGAGCGTTGAGACTCGCGATATCAAGTACGTAACCTATCAGGTAGTTGCTTCTGAGGCCGATCGTAAGGCTCTGATGGAGACCATGACAGAGGCTCAGCAGAAATTGCAGGAAGGCGCTAATGTGGCCGATGTAGTTCGTAAGGCTCAGTCACAGGTTGCCTATACAGGCATGGCTGTTACTCGTGCTGCACTGCCCAACGATATTGCTTCTCGTATCGACTCTATGAGCGTTGGACAGACCTCTGCTCCTTTCGAGACCCGTTTCGACAATACTCTCAACGTAGTGAAACTGATTGCCAAAACCACTATGCCCGACTCAATTGAGTATCGCGCTATCCAGGTTGGCGGTGCTACTGTAGAGGCTGCTCGTGCTACTGCCGACAGCATAATGCAGGCTCTGAAGGCTGGTGCAGTGTTTGACTCACTGGCTGTGAAGTATGGTCAGACAGGTGCAAAACAGTGGCTCACTTCTGCTATGTATCAGAATGCTCCTGTGCTGGATGTTGATACTAAGAATTATCTGGATGCCCTGAACAGTCTGGGCGTAAACGAACTGAAGAATCTTGAGTTTGCTCAGGGCAACATGATTCTGCAGGTTACCGCTCGCAAGGCTATGGTCGAGAAGTATGACGTAGCTATTGTTAAGCACACTATCGATTTCTCTAAGCAGACCTACTCTGATGCTTACAATAACTTCAGCCAGTATGTGAGCGAGAACAAGACCATTGAGGCTCTTGAGGAGAACGCTCCTAAGTTTGGCTACAATGTTCAGGTTCGTCAGGATGTAGCCAACTACGAGCACAACGTAGCCGGCATCCGTTCTACCCGTGAGACCATGAAGTGGATCTTCAATGCTGAGGATGGTGAGGTTTCTCCTCTCTATGAGTGTGGCAACAACGACCGTCTGCTGGTTGTAGCACTGACCAAGACCCACAAGGCTGGTTATCGCGACTGGGAGAGCGAGAAGGAAACTCTCCAGCAGGAGGTTATCCGCGACAAGAAGTTTGACGTGCTCGCTAAGAAGTTGGAGAATGCTAAGACCATCGCCGACGCTAAGAATGCTGGCGCTCGTGTTGATACCGTTCCTCAGATCACTTTCTCAGCACCTGTATTCGTACAGGCTACTGGTGCCAGCGAGCCCGCTCTGAGCGGTGCTGTGGCTGCTACCAAGCAGGGCGAGGTATCTAAGAAGGTAGTTAAGGGTAATGGTGGTGCTTACATGTTCCAGGTTCTTGAACAGAAGCAGCGTGAGGGCGCTCAGTTCGATGCTAAGTCGCAGGAGCGTATGCTGAAGCAGCAGGCCATGCAGGCAGCAGGCCGTTTCATGAACGAGCTGTACGAGCAGGCCAACGTTGTTGACAACCGCTACCTCTTCTTCTAA
- a CDS encoding ABC transporter ATP-binding protein → MITINNLKKQFGETIACDIPSYEVREGEILGLVGNNGAGKTTLFRMILDLLKPDTGTITIKNINPAESEEWKDMTGAHIDEGFLIDYLTPEEYFAFIGKISGMTPDEVENRQKEFERFAGGEVFGQKKLIRNLSAGNKQKVGIIAALLRQPQLLILDEPFNFLDPSSQNILKHIIKEYNQKTGATIIISSHNLQHTIEISTRIALLEKGKIIKDLTNEAESAKAELEAYFKEDGNESF, encoded by the coding sequence ATGATTACCATCAACAATCTTAAGAAGCAATTTGGTGAAACAATTGCCTGCGACATACCATCCTATGAGGTACGTGAGGGCGAAATACTTGGTCTTGTCGGCAACAACGGAGCCGGCAAGACCACTCTTTTCCGTATGATTCTTGACCTGCTGAAGCCCGATACAGGCACAATAACCATCAAGAACATCAACCCCGCTGAGAGTGAAGAATGGAAAGACATGACAGGAGCCCATATTGATGAGGGATTCCTGATTGACTACCTTACCCCTGAGGAATATTTTGCCTTTATTGGTAAAATCAGTGGCATGACTCCCGATGAGGTAGAAAACCGACAAAAAGAGTTTGAGCGCTTTGCTGGCGGTGAGGTATTCGGACAGAAAAAGCTTATCCGTAATCTCTCGGCAGGAAACAAGCAGAAAGTGGGCATCATTGCAGCCCTGTTACGCCAGCCCCAACTGCTCATACTTGACGAGCCGTTCAACTTTCTGGACCCTTCGAGTCAGAATATCCTTAAACATATAATAAAGGAATATAACCAAAAGACAGGAGCTACCATTATTATTAGCTCTCACAATCTTCAGCACACCATTGAAATTTCCACTCGTATTGCCCTACTGGAAAAAGGTAAGATCATCAAAGATTTGACCAACGAAGCTGAAAGTGCAAAAGCAGAATTAGAAGCATATTTTAAGGAAGATGGGAACGAAAGTTTTTAA